In Tachysurus vachellii isolate PV-2020 chromosome 7, HZAU_Pvac_v1, whole genome shotgun sequence, the DNA window GTGTATGATGATTGAATAAGCATGTTGTTGTCCTTTGGCTGCTCCATgttcggggtcgccacagcggatcaccCTATCCACAtgttttgatttggcacaggttttatgtctGATGCCCTTTTTGACTCAACCCTCCAATTTTATCTGTGCTCGGGACTGGAACTGAGCGTTAACCGCTTATTGGCTGGCTTCGTTTTGGTGAGAGCACAAGGTATGATTGAATAAGCAAGTGATATACATGAATGTGAGTATCTGTAAATAAGTCATTATtagtgggtgtggctttgttTCCACACAAGTAAAGCTAACTCATGTCAACTGCATGAATCAGACAGAACACAATTTATATATTGCTAAACATCTAGACAATTtactaaaacatacaaaaagaaaacaagtaaCCCCCTccacgtgtgtgtttatgtacgagtgtgtgtatgtgtacacgtACATGGGCACGCAGACGGTTGGGCTCTGCAATCAAGTTGACCAGGTCGTAGTTGTTCTCTCCTTCGATAACCAACCTGGTTATGTGTTTGGCCCCAGTCGGGTGGATTTTCTCCACTAGGGGAAAGATGTACtcatctgcagagagagagagagacagagagagagatagatgagTGAGATGCTGCGTtgtcttttgtttggttttgtttggctCCATATTCCAAAAGCAAGAGGAGTGTAAATAGACAGTATACACTGTTGTATTTAAGGAAACACTTTACATGCTGTGAGGAAGTGTATTTgagctgtatttgtgtgtaagtttgtatATGACTGTGAGACTCACACAGCATCCTGATCTGTTCGTCCAGATCAGCTGACTCCAACATGTAGATAGTCAGCGGCTTCCGAGCTGGTGCAGGAACAGCAGACTGGGAAagtaaaagattattattaacgttgttgtaattAGAAGTAGAATTAGTAGTAGaaaaaattgaattaattaaacatcataattatttaattaaacatcatAGATGtagttataatatataatgcaaTATTAAGCaaaaatgttgtgttattggtgtgtgtgtgtgtgtgtgtgtgtgtgtgtgtgtgtgtgtgtgtgtgtgtgtgtttcaatctGTTTAGCTGCAGCACTGTTCAGTACCTCAGACTGGGAGATGAAGGAGCCTGtagacagaaaaacataatacaatttttaagttaaaatacattttattttggagagagagagagagagagagagagagagagagagagagagagagagagagagaatattaataaactataattaaataaaagtctgtAATGTTTCCTATTAACCCTTAAATACATTATGACCCTCACTGTGCtgttgtgtaaatgaaatgattagctACATTCTACAGGTAGAAAACACATTGTAACTAAAAGTCCGGAGCTAATCATGTATGTGTCTAATCACTATGTTACACCTGCTTTACTGTAAAACCTGTAGTGAGGATTGTGAAAAGTCACCAAACAACAgaggaaatattttattgtgaaattaaaATCGATTCTTAAGTCAAGCTCATCGATTCGGTTCAgtatttttactgtcatttatacCTGTGTCCAAGTTCGCTAGCACAGTAAGTAGCATTGTGCTAATTCACGTCAAAAGAGGATCTCGTTTAGATAGAAAACATTAGACTGTAACACGGTGTAATTTAAACCtgctttattgtaaaaacaCTATGACATTAAAGTCACATTCTCTTACCGTGAGCTGACTGAGTTTGGTCGGGAGGAGCGCGGAAATCCATGGAGTTTTCTTCtaaaatctctttattttagTGCAGATATTCAATGTTGCTCCGTTCagctcagtgttgtgtttggatttaaaatgattcGATGGAACGCGGCATCATAATAGAGGcagtttaaacataaataaacacgaCGGATATGACGTGTGCACAGGTTCATAATTGTTGATAAcaagcattaataaaatatatcaaaaggaaaaataataaagctattattattaatgaattattaaaaaatattattattattattattattattattattattattattagtagtagtagtagtagtagtagtagtagtagtagtagtatttcaTTGCGAAGCTACAACCTACTGTATTCATGTTCTATATCAGTGTATGTTCATGATCTAAAAGGCACACAGGAGATATTACAGTCTGTAGCCTACTGCAGAAGCTTTGTGAAAGTtttaactgaaatgaaaaatctCATTTGATTAACAAACTTTATCTGATCATGTTACGTGCTGTTTGTCggttctgttctttttttcttgtttgttttgttctttccctctctcttctctcccctaTCTGTCTCCTCAGATCCCTGCCATTGGACATCTTTTCTGTCAATCTtaattatcctgtgtgacatcacttgtcgatccaccaatcaacacCCGATCCCGCCTATTTAAACCCACCAACATTCATTCATGGAGTTCGCTCGTGTTTCTGTTGAACTTGAGCCGCGTTTGATAACCTGTGTGCTGATTTGCTTGTTGTGGTGTTTTTCCGTTTGTATATCAGACTCACTCGTTCTGCGTCTGTACGTTAGTGTTCATTCGCCCTGTGTTTGTGACTTTGTTTATATTGGGGAAAATGGACAGGTAAGTACGTCACGTGACctacattgtgcaacacgtaggaAATCAttactgtattagacacactaggttaggagcgcgtgccaccctctgtacgtTTTGTAGTGATGGTGAAGTGAAGCTTTCTTAAAGCAGTGAAGCTTTCTTAAAGCAGTGAAGCTTTCTTAAAGCAGTGAAGCTTTCTTAAAGCAGTGAAGCTTTCTTAAAGCAGTGAAGCTTTCTTAAAGCAGTGAAGCTTTCTTAAAGCAGTGAAGCTTTCTTAAAGCAGTGAAGCTTTCTTAAAGCAGTGAAGCTTTCTTAAAGCAGTGAAGCTTTCTTAAAGCAGTGAAGCTTTCTTAaagcagtgaagctttcaaCCCAAATTGTATCGGAAAAAGGTTCATTACTcgaagcttttcaaatcagagctcgatgaggacctctgctggtgaaagcgCGATCACACAATGTTCCACAACCAAACAACGTGTTAATTTTAGATGCAAAAATCAGTGGATTGCCAAATTaaggatagattaataaataaatgaataaatatattaaatacatgtcCAAAACATGTTCTATTGTATATGTATGGTAactccaaacaaaaatgtaataaagatcACTTTTTGTATCGTGAATGTggacatttttactgtttttataaaaGAATCAAACTCATGAATGTTGAAGGTACATAAGTGCAGACGCACTTTTACACGATTTATAAATCTCCCTTACagactactgtactgtaggctagatggatgctttgtgcttaattatgttttattaaagatAAGCAGTCAGCAATCAGGTGTCCACCTGTTCAGCGTGactatacagacacacagtcttATTTGTAAGTGTGAGCTCGTGAAATGGACATTGTAAGTGTTTTGAATGGGTGATGCTTAAAGTGTAAATGACCAATGAAAGTGAGTGAGATATTGCTTAAAGAAATGCATATATAGTGGGATGGAAATGAATGTTGCTATAAGCTTGGGGGGAATTAATTGTAGTGATTTATGGGTAACTTGtggtttgatttttatttaggaACAGGATTTTCTCCACAATGCTGGGGCTGAGCTTATTTCTCTTCTTGCTGACCACTTCGCCAGCCTTAGAAAATACCCGTTCACAGGGTACAGAAGAGGCAGGAGAACACAAAAAGCTCAGGGCCAGCATGTATACATGGAGGCTGACACTTTATTCATTGCTGGCTATAAGAGCTGAATTAGTGCTACTGTTTGTTGGAAATTGGTGAACTGTGTCAtggtaaacaaagaaaaaatgttaaaagacATACAAGTATATTTTCTAAAGTAAGTTACTTTATCTTAAACATATTAGATGTGTAGCCTCATTTCTATCAGTGTGTCTATGACATTACTAAAACTACAATGTATTATATAATCACATCCAAACCCACTTTACCTTCTAAACATCATAAACAAGTGCTTAGTGCCCTGCAGCTGCAACCTAACAAATGCTGGCAGATAAAAATGTGTTGAGGAAATCCTGAATGTCACAGTTCTAGTGGGAACAGAATAGAGTTAACTCAAACGTCAGAGACATCCGTAATCTCACAGTCATGTTTTAGAATAGATTCAGTAACAGAAACATTGACCTTTAGCAATCAAATGTACATGCAGTTAAAGTGACAACAAACTTTCTACTGAACTTTCTACTCTCTAGAggagtttctttatttatccatttcatCTTCTGTACAATCTGTACAATTGTATCTGTACAATCAAACTCACATCTGTTCTGAGAGGTTTGTAAAAGGACATTGCTCTAGTTCACATCCTACAAAGTAACATGCAGCTGTACATAcatgcataacacacacaagactgaaTGACTAAATGAATGCACCATTTAATTAAtcagtaaattatttttttaattataattttattgatttcttattagaactaaaacaaaacaacaacagagcCAATCAGTCAGCAAACACAGTATACATTCAAACATATTAGTAACAATATAACaacaatgtatttttaatatgaGAGTGACTGTGGAAAGGCAAAGGGCAAATCAAAACAGGTCATGGTTGGAGTCTCGCGTGTTCAAGTAAATCCCACAAAGGGGCCCATGTACGCCAGAACAATTCAGATTTGTTTTGCAAGTCATGCGTAAGTTTTTCCAAAGGGAGACGATTAGCTACTTCTGCCAAACACGTCTCCAGATTTGGTACCTGTGGAGATGACCACAAAATAAGTATGCATTTCTTTgccaaataagaaataaaatgtaacaaagaGTGTGAAGCAGTAGAGAAATCAAGTGATGTTTTGCAGTTAAGTAAATATATAGTTGGGGACATAGTGACTTCTCTGGCCAGCATCTTCTGAACCATATCATGTACCTCATGCCAAAAAGGTTGAATGTTCTTACAGTCCCAGAATAAAAGCACCAATGTTCCTATttcagatttacatttaaaacacagctTAGATACATTTGGGTACATTTTATGGAGGCGTACTGGGGTAAAATCAGTAAATTTTAAATGACTATTGATTACAGTGTATCATGGACAAAACTGTCAGGAAAAGttcaataaaattaatttcatgTCCTGTgcacctgtaacacactgtggagtgtttgtttgttttcttctttattcGTTTATATCACACAATTACCAAgaattgtttgtgtatgtggttaACTGATAACAGGTTGGTAAAGGGAGGATCTTTGTTGTGgttatatatgtttttgtaaatcctttcactgactctgtatcactgtgttcCAACTTTTAGAGCACAAAGATAGAGAGCAGAATCTGAGAGCTTTAGACCTCTGATAGTAAGTTCAGTAGAGTGTCTGTTTGTTCTTGACTGTAATCGAGTGTCAGTAGGAGTGCTTGCATAAGCACTATATGACCTTTCTcctttatacagtaaaaactgTGGTGCGCTGTTAGGATATTGTTTGTACCAGTAAAGATAAATGTATTCACTGCTTGACTCATATGAACATTTCAGAGTAacagtgtctgtttctttcctgATAATGCTGGTAACTTCTTCCGTTGGCCCAATTTTATCTGCAAAACTGCCTGGAGTGaaaaagaacatgaagaaataaatctgcagcacatttttcaaaagcaaatatttacCTGGTAAATTAGGAAATTACTTTATGCTTTAAAAACAAgcatacatattatataataaaatgaatgaccTGTAACTAGAGTGAgaatcagtggtgtgtatctcactatgtacagtaagttgtaTAGTTGAGccatttctgaacacagctctgtgatgattctgtataatagtgctgtatgtgctgAACTTTACACGTCTCTAGAAGGCCACACCCAGTGACACTGTTGTAGTGTAACTTTGTACAGATCATTCAAACTGCAATGAGCATGTCATGTTAATGGAGACTTATTAATAACAGCTGTTATAACAGGGTGGATAAGTAACATTGTTTTCTTAATGTGTCAGTTAACAGCTCTCTTATAAAAAtaacagtacatttacatttactgtgcATGAGAAGATCATACCTAATAATCTGTAGTCTCTGTGTTTgtaacagtgttcagtgttaaaagtgaattgaaataatatttctcacactgaacactgtgcacaagagcaaaaaacaaaaacaaatgatgcTCTAATAAATAAGTTAGTTCTAGTCACTTGTGTATAAATACCAGGAATTGGTCTGTAGTGGTTATACCATCTGTAGAGATAATGCTATGTGGAGAGAAGGTTTCCTGTGtaaaactgtaacacaaacaacacTTTAACTCACACACAATGCAGTGGTAAATTACAGAGTCTTACACTCCATCTCAGCAGATGGATAGCAGATAAGTCTAATTCTTTTATCCTGCAAAGCCTGAACTCTTTCCTTATTTCTGGAGATTTCCTCATTACCTCATTGCTTGTCTGAGTGAATGGtcatatatactttatatagtaGTGTTATATATGTGGAGTCACAGCTTTAATTACAAATTGCTCCAAGAAGTGaactagtgtgtgaatgtgtgtgcatgatgaaCTGTGAAAGACTAGATCAAGGAATGAtcttaatgaaaaaaattacgAGGAATATAaacttattttacattttgagaaaggaaaagagactGCCATAAAATGCACATGTAAAATTCAGCAGAACTGTGTTCAGTATAACTAAACTGTgttagtttttgtacagtgcagctggatttcctgtcactgtgggcCTCAAAGcacagtagtatagagcagagtctgatacagcagcagaggagatgatcagatccACTTGTTTATCATCAACTTTAACAGACATTCTTGGTGGAGGGTCAGAATTGAAGGCTCCATtttgaataatataaagaaggaaCTCAGGTTTAGATTTTGGATATTGTCTGTACCAGTACAGGTAGTTGTCTGTACCACTGCTGAATTTGTATCTACAGGACAGAGTAACATCACCTTCGTCTACAACTTTCTGAGTGAAAAGTGGCTCTATTGAATCTGCCATGGAGTCACCTGTCATAGAGAAGAGAACAATGTTTATAACCTTTAAATGATCAACAGGAAATACTTAAGTCAGACCCACACTGCATTTTCACACTGCATCACCACACagactaatatttaatataatctaGTTAATATTTCTGCAATAACAAAAAGTCAATGTTAACTCACCTAGTGAAAGCCACAGATACATGAATATAACAGTG includes these proteins:
- the LOC132847901 gene encoding polyadenylate-binding protein 1-like, with product MDFRAPPDQTQSAHGSFISQSESAVPAPARKPLTIYMLESADLDEQIRMLYEYIFPLVEKIHPTGAKHITRLVIEGENNYDLVNLIAEPNRLRAHVEQIAAVLRAREAGQDVHFPSLKKKKKRTRRKKNI